From a region of the Zingiber officinale cultivar Zhangliang chromosome 4B, Zo_v1.1, whole genome shotgun sequence genome:
- the LOC121978007 gene encoding lysosomal Pro-X carboxypeptidase-like has protein sequence MEKSMAINLLLFLCLIPFSFFVCNGVVIVPSYAAAAHRTLEHRGGALYETRYFMQTLDHFNYKPDGYMQFRQKYLVNDSFWEGGGAPIFVYAGNEGSIELFADNTGFMFDVAPSFKALLVFIEHRYYGESLPFGDVGNSSTLGYLSTTQALADFATLIIDLKKNLSSEHSPVVAFGGSYGGMLAAWFRLKYPHVVIGSVASSAPILQFDDLVSPYIFIDIVTNDFKSESESCFKTIKNSWNEMDDTLRQPGGPQKLAKAFKLCPGAIPESVPGWISSAFIYGAMTDYPTASNFLTPLPAFPVKQMCKAIDNPTAGNDTLSRLYAAMNIYYNYTGTESCFDLDSGSRIGFDSWDFQSCTEMILIEGGSRNESMFPAETYDYQEQLSYCKEAYKISPRPHWITTEFGGHDIKRVLKRFGSNIIFFNGLRDPWSGGGVLKSINPSLTAIVAPQGAHHVDLRFATEQDPVWLRKVRRKEIQIISKWLKQYYEDSKI, from the exons ATGGAGAAATCGATGGCCAtcaatctccttctcttcctttgcTTGATTCCATTTTCCTTTTTCGTCTGCAATGGGGTGGTGATAGTCCCTAGCTATGCCGCGGCAGCTCATAGAACACTAGAGCACCGCGGTGGAGCGCTGTATGAGACGAGGTACTTCATGCAGACTTTGGACCACTTCAACTACAAGCCGGATGGGTATATGCAGTTCCGGCAGAAGTACCTGGTGAACGACTCGTTCTGGGAGGGAGGAGGCGCCCCCATCTTCGTCTACGCCGGCAACGAAGGCAGCATTGAACTGTTCGCGGACAACACCGGCTTCATGTTCGACGTTGCTCCTTCCTTCAAGGCCCTCCTGGTCTTCATTGAG CATAGGTACTACGGGGAGTCTCTTCCATTCGGTGACGTTGGCAACTCGAGCACTTTGGGTTATTTGAGCACGACACAAGCTCTTGCAGATTTCGCAACTCTAATCATTGACTTGAAGAAGAATTTGTCTTCAGAGCACTCTCCTGTCGTTGCCTTTGGCGGTTCCTATGGAGGAA TGCTGGCTGCTTGGTTCAGGCTCAAGTACCCGCACGTAGTGATTGGTTCAGTGGCATCGTCTGCACCGATTCTTCAATTCGATGACCTCGTTTCACCTTACATCTTCATTGACATCGTCACCAATGACTTCAAG AGTGAAAGTGAAAGCTGCTTCAAAACAATAAAGAATTCATGGAATGAAATGGATGACACCTTGCGACAACCAGGAGGACCTCAGAAATTGGCCAAGGCATTCAAACTATGCCC CGGTGCCATACCAGAATCTGTGCCTGGTTGGATCTCCAGTGCTTTTATTTATGGTGCCATGACAGATTATCCCACTGCCTCTAACTTTCTAACTCCTCTCCCAGCCTTTCCTGTGAAACAA ATGTGCAAGGCCATTGACAATCCAACAGCAGGGAATGATACTCTCTCCAGATTATACGCAGCTATGAACATATACTACAATTATACTGGCACTGAAAGCTGCTTCGATCTCGACTCGGGTAGCCGTATCGGATTTGATTCGTGGGATTTTCAG TCATGCACAGAGATGATCCTTATTGAGGGAGGCAGCAGAAATGAGAGCATGTTCCCTGCGGAAACTTACGATTACCAGGAGCAACTGTCCTACTGCAAAGAGGCCTACAAGATATCGCCTCGACCGCACTGGATCACCACTGAATTTGGTGGCCAT GACATTAAGAGGGTGCTGAAGAGGTTTGGAAGTAACATCATATTCTTCAATGGACTAAGAGATCCATGGAGTGGAGGGGG GGTGCTGAAGTCTATCAACCCAAGCCTCACAGCCATAGTAGCACCTCAAG GTGCACATCATGTAGACCTTAGATTTGCTACAGAGCAGGATCCTGTTTGGCTAAGAAAAGTGAGGAGGAAGGAGATCCAGATTATATCCAAATGGCTTAAGCAGTATTATGAAGactcaaaaatataa